A genomic region of Fusarium falciforme chromosome 4, complete sequence contains the following coding sequences:
- a CDS encoding Histone-lysine N-methyltransferase SET9, whose translation MPPSKNAPAKKQRITLAQLSAYDDILTDALVDHVFYWTTVPKNRTSYHPSRGVREEEITKVLQEEVVVNKDLEAAEKRLLKTDGLKRFYNGLRTDKEKEDFRRHLRRYVQIYLPDCPWEVSSTNRYTIVTHEAAVHARRYIKRNESIKYLSGVQVIITPEEEKAISSQKKDFSIVVSSRSKCTSLFMGPARFANHDCDANAKLMRTSHAGIEIIATRAIGPGEEITVTYGDNYFGENNCECLCKTCEDLLRNAWEPEEGSVAVKKSIEQEKSDGYSLRRRRRDDSISGSSRTPSVTPDMRPRVPKATRHSLLGHARDSSAAQSPPAESTNSRKRPLDALATPPKTPAKRLKRSAEPIPREDSSSRSSSVTASESSGSGVVETDVTSPEKETPEPMVKTPVMKEAIPLAIEQGRVQTVPQVAPVSPQSTEGSRSPQTKTEVSTAGPNGRNGLESMSIRAILNAPLESETEPQPEPESVPEAVPGSEPVPIATSIEPVEEGQAADEEEQPKRRKYQRRTFVKQPTPPSRVRVPGDYLLTPLLLSEPEMAWIQCTICDGYFVQQNAYFTRSSCPRCERHSKLYGYIWPKTDKAGPHDKEERVLDHRTIHRFLDADDERRVRGRKSFGASKTETEEPEESERGRKLSRHSTASIARKLAPAVEEDLSGIRRSGRLRRVNSRLLDP comes from the exons ATGCCCCCCTCAAAGAATGCGcctgccaagaagcagcgcaTAACGTTGGCTCAATTGTCAGCATACGATGACATTCTCACCGATGCCCTGGTTGACCAT GTCTTTTACTGGACAACGGTTCCCAAGAATCGCACATCTTACCACCCTTCCCGAGGTGTACGAGAAGAGGAAATCACAAAAGTCCTTCAGGAGGAAGTTGTTGTCAACAaggacctcgaggctgccgagAAGCGACTACTGAAGACAGACGGACTCAAGAGGTTCTACAATGGCTTAAGAACagacaaggaaaaggaggatTTCAGACGACACTTGAGGCGATACGTGCAAATCTACCTCCCCGATTGTCCATGGGAGGTCAGCTCGACCAACCGATACACGATTGTCACCCACGAGGCTGCCGTGCACGCCAGACGGTACATCAAGCGCAACGAATCCATCAAGTACCTCTCAGGCGTTcaggtcatcatcaccccggaagaggagaaggcaaTCTCGAGCCAGAAGAAGGATTTCAGCATCGTCGTCAGCTCACGCAGCAAGTGCACCAGCCTCTTCATGGGACCCGCACGATTTGCGAACCACGATTGCGATGCAAACGCCAAACTTATGAGGACAAGTCATGCAGGAATCGAGATTATCGCAACACGAGCGATTGGACCAGGAGAGGAGATCACAGTTACTTACGGTGATAATTACTTTGGCGAGAACAACTGCGAGTGTCTTTGCAAGACCTGCGAGGATCTGCTGCGGAATGCGTGGGAGCCGGAGGAGGGGTCAGTGGCGGTGAAGAAGAGCATCGAGCAGGAAAAGTCGGATGGATATTCGCTgcgacgacgaagaagagACGATAGTATCTCTGGTTCATCACGAACTCCTTCGGTTACTCCTGACATGCGGCCACGAGTTCCCAAAGCCACGAGACACTCGCTCCTCGGCCACGCTCGAGATTCTTCAGctgctcaatctcctcctgcGGAGAGCACCAACAGCCGCAAGCGACCACTTGATGCCCTTGCGACGCCACCCAAGACACCCGCAAAGCGTCTCAAGCGTTCAGCTGAGCCGATTCCCAGGGAAGATTCATCCTCGCGCAGTAGCTCTGTGACGGCTAGTGAATCGTCAGGAAGCGGCGTGGTGGAGACGGATGTCACTTCGCCTGAGAAGGAGACTCCGGAGCCCATGGTCAAGACACCGGTAATGAAGGAGGCGATTCCTCTTGCTATTGAGCAGGGCAGAGTTCAAACAGTCCCCCAGGTGGCACCAGTTTCCCCCCAGAGCACTGAGGGATCCCGGTCACCCCAGACAAAGACAGAAGTCTCCACAGCAGGGCCGAACGGTCGAAACGGCTTGGAGAGCATGTCTATTCGAGCTATTCTCAACGCTCCGTTGGAGTCTGAGACGGAACCACAACCTGAGCCTGAAAGTGTTCCTGAGGCTGTACCTGGGTCTGAGCCAGTCCCTATCGCAACCAGCATCGAGCCTGTTGAGGAGGGTCAGGCcgctgacgaggaggaacaaCCGAAGCGCCGCAAATACCAACGCCGCACCTTCGTCAAACAACCCACGCCTCCATCTCGGGTGCGAGTCCCCGGTGATTATCTCCTGACTCCACTGCTCTTGTCGGAGCCTGAGATGGCATGGATCCAGTGCACTATCTGCGACGGATACTTTGTACAACAGAACGCATACTTTACACGATCGTCTTGCCCCCGCTGCGAACGACACTCGAAGCTCTACGGATACATCTGGCCCAAGACGGACAAGGCAGGACCGCAcgacaaagaagagagagttCTAGATCATCGGACGATCCATCGTTTCCTGGATGCTGACGATGAGCGACGGGTGCGAGGACGCAAGAGCTTTGGAGCTTCCAAGACGGAAACTGAAGAGCCAGAAGAGTCAGAGCGAGGACGAAAGCTGAGCCGACACAGCACGGCCAGCATAGCCAGAAAGCTGGCACCCGCAGTGGAGGAAGACCTGTCCGGGATTAGAAGAAGTGGAAGGCTCAGAAGGGTCAACAGCAGGCTGCTCGATCCATGA
- a CDS encoding Antigen, whose translation MPPSPASGPLSLQELVQAIKELAQCLSAVKAQFSISGGAASALLRREHGLRPRLTEDIDLVVQPTPTINGETISSWLLQNCPDSFVAQTVHGVPVPALAFKRSDGSIRHVDIEIFDMNAWPDRPQYDLSNTDNKIVMADVIGVKVPGSIKERTDLDDACTLLELLDDNSLSLTGHEAAVRHLLEKEPDVRELLQLKVHCPEVLGNPWVFDEASGMYWRWERKELYCLDED comes from the exons ATGCCTCCCTCTCCGGCTAGCGGGCCTCTCTCCCTGCAAGAGCTTGTGCAAGCCATCAAAGAACTAGCCCAGTGCTTGTCGGCAGTAAAGGCTCAGTTCAGTATCAGCGGTGGTGCTGCATCAGCGCTTCTCCGACGGGAGCATGGTCTCCGTCCTAGACTCACTGAGGATATTGACTTGGTTGTACAACCCACACCTACCATCAATGGCGAAACGATTTCCTCCTGGCTTCTCCAAAATTGTCCCGATTCTTTCGTTGCACAGACAGTCCACGGTGTGCCTGTTCCAGCCCTCGCTTTCAAGCGATCAGATGGTTCGATCAGACACGTCGATATCGAGATATTCGACATGAACGCATGGCCAGACAGACCCCAGTACGATTTGAGCAACACAGACAACAAAATCGTCATGGCCGATGTCATTGGAGTGAAAGTCCCG GGATCGATCAAGGAACGAACTGACCTTGATGACGCCTGCACTTtgctcgagcttcttgacgacAACAGCCTCAGTCTTACAGGCCATGAAGCAGCGGTTCGACACCTTCTCGAGAAGGAGCCCGATGTTCGGGAGCTATTGCAACTCAAGGTTCATTGTCCAGAAGTCTTGGGTAACCCATGGGTATTTGACGAGGCTTCTGGTATGTACTGGCGCTGGGAGCGCAAAGAACTGTATTGCCTCGATGAGGACTGA